The Vigna unguiculata cultivar IT97K-499-35 chromosome 1, ASM411807v1, whole genome shotgun sequence nucleotide sequence atacaatttaaaaaaaaaaaaaaaaacatagcatgatttaatttgaaattttacacACTGGTATTTTCCACATAACCTGATCCTTAATAATAGAAGTAAAGAACACACCTGAAAGTTCGACAACCAAATGGTATCAACTATTCACTTCCAAAGTCCTCATAACTTAAACCTTCTGATATGGAGTCTAGCCTATTATTGTCTATTTAAAACCAAGATAACAACGGTATTAGCATTGAGGAACAAAACAAACAGAATACAGGTGAGTGAAAATGATTCTTACCTTGTTCTCCTCTGTCGAGGAAGTTTTCATTATCCGTAGCTAGGAAGGGTGACCTAGAATAGGTCTCCAGTATATCTGTCAAATGAGAACCTAAACTATTAGGCTGATTATTTATCCAATACTAGCTGTTTGTTACTTGACACACTAGTATGTAATATAGCATAGAAAAAGGCTGGAAACttgggaaaaaaaaatgaagactGGCATTTTACTGAACACCATCAGCAAAGATGCACTTTCTCTGACATTAGGAAAAGAATGCAATGCGTGAACAATACACAAGGATCCCACACAAGCTAGAGAGCAGACATACCAGAACTCTGAGAAAAATCGGCAGTCAGATCTGAAAGGCTAAAATTTCTGGGAATCTGCCCCAGAAATCCAAATGAAGAAGTGTCTGGATCTAGGACTGCGTCGTTCAAAGAATGTGAGTTGGACTCAACATTAGCGAATGACGTAACTGAACTGCCACCAATAGCTGGGCGTGGCTCCAGGACATTTCCATCAGTACCAAACATGTAAGGAGAACAACCAGAATATCCAGGCTCAGATTTAATCATCCCACCATTGATTCCTTGAATCAGACCCATGTTTGCACTTTGAGCAGAAAGCATGCTCGGGGGACCATTGATCCTATTGCCATGAGCTGACATATCAACTGCAGCATGCATATTTGTATGTAGTGAGGACCCACCATTATTAAACACATTAGATAGTCTGGAATCAACAGAATGTTGCATATTTTCAGGCTTCAAACTTGTTTGGGTTCGGTCTGCAGTGTAGCATGCTGCATTCTCCGGCACTGTAAAGTGAGATTTGATACAAAATTTATCAGAATCAAACATGTTATAACAAGAGTAGAATCACAGAAGTTACTTTACTCCCTTTATCAGTTTATTTGCTCATTTACAATAGAAGAGTAGAATATGCAATTTGAATACTTAGAAGGCTACAAAGAATATAGCAGAAACAGTCATAAGATTAGTATATGATAGTATTTTTCATGTTCCAGGaaattcattttcttctttgagAAGTGAGAGTGTCAgaaaattttttcttcaaacaaaGTCCtcccattttattttaaaaaatattgcagccaaataataagacaattaaaacaaaaacatattttagacTTCAATCTACTCCATCAAATCTAAATATAAAGCaaccacatttttttctttggcCAGTCAGAAATCACATACCAAACAGCTTTACTCTCCGTATAGATGTAAGAAGATTCTTGAAGTtgcaatattttattctatactTATCCAACATCAAATTATATTCCCTTCAAAAAAGATATCAAATTATATTGTCACTTTGGCTGTTATTTTTTACAAGCTAGAAATTTTGCTTGCCAATATTGTACTTGTTTCTCTTTTATATAGGCAAGGAAATAAGAATtttgactttttattttatttattagggACCTTGTTTCAGAGCCTTATGGAGTAACATTCTTATCATTACTCCGTTATTTCTGAGCAGGATTTTAGGCAAGACATATGGTATGGTTTATCATTAGTTATTATTAGCAGGGATTCACATATTTGGATTAGTTATCAATGAAAATCCAATGTCTGAGATATCCGCCTAGGAATTGTGTTTTGAGGTCATTTGATGGTTGCTCTGGTATTCGTGACTTGGGCCAGTCTATGGTTTGCCCTGGTTATATAGACCCCACCCCAAGTTCAACTGGTGATAATATGTTTGATCTTCAAATACTCCTTTTCATTTCTATCTATATTGTGAAGAACTCCACTCTACGTTTAATCCTACTGGGGGAAGAAGAATGACGCTCAATGGAGAAACAAGTTGATTTTGGATGACtatattatttaaagattattatattatttttattagttcaAGAATGAAGTATGTTATAGGTTATTACTCTATTAACTTTCATAAGaacaaatttttaagaaaatatccTTGTGCTTTCCTAATCTACTTAAATGACAATGTCAAATATAGTAATTAGGAGCCACTAAAAGTCTCAACAATTATTAAACTCATTAAATTTCTcttaataaatatcaattacaTTAATCTGTTGttctttcattaaaaattttaagaaattaaatattttaaaaattattgtgacaactcattattttttaatataaaaaagtacaCAATCATTTTGGTTCCTAAAATATCGAAATGATCCTCCGATTAAGAAACCTCCAACAAAGTCCCACTTCACATTATGTGATTTTGTGGCACACTTCATCTCTCAAATGACCTTCTCTCTTTGAGGTTTGAACCAGTGCCTCTAAGCTCTGTAATAACAGACACCCACTCTACTTCTTACACACCAAACATCTAACCATCAAACTCATACAAACTTCCCTATAAGCCTATAGCTCTCTTAACCTAAATTTCGCCTACTTTTGAACCTCCAAGAACCACAATCCCCAAACAATCAATATCATTAACAAACCACCACCACTAACCAGTTCCAGCACCTGAACGCATCATCCACCTTCAGTTTTTATAGCCTAAACTACAGAGAACTCAATTCATGTACTTCACTTGCAACAAAAAATTTCCCGCTAAATTTCCGAAACTAACAACAAACTTGGAATTGGTGATTCTTTCTAAGTCAGTTCTAAAATCAGGTCAAATCTACCTTTCATAGCGTTTTATATTCTTGGTACctagaaataaaaattgataccATTAAACCAATAACTCAACTAGCAATAGAAATGAAAGGAAATGCTAACAAGACCAAACAAAGTAGAATATATTTTACCAGAGAACTAGCTTTAAAACATTCAACTTTTACTTCTTCAAGTTTGAAACAATTAGTAAATGATGAAATCCAATGAATTTTTTCCTAGTCAACCCCCTATTTATCAAGCCTTAAAAGAAACCAGGACATTACACGTTGGGAAAATAATGGGGGTTGCATATAAGTGTGAGAAAGAGACAATATAAGCCCCATGAAATGCCCAGAGTGAGAAAAAAAGACTTCGAACTACACAATCCATTGAGAATGAAAAGGTGTCAACAGCATTCAGAGAGGTATTGAACTTACTTGCAGGGATATGTGATCCATTAGAGTTAGGCAGTGATGAAACTGCAGGGATATGTGACCCATTAGTTGTAGGTAGTGAGGCAACAGCAGTTGAGTGTAACTGCATTAATTGGACTTGCTGGTCGAGCAATTTGTTGAATTGCAATATTTGCTGCTTCAAAACCAATCTCGCATAATAAGCCTTGAagaactcttcattttcttcttcaagctTTTGCCAAACTGAAAAATGaggggaaaaaaagaaaagaaacttaAGATAGAGTACACTAAATGATGGATGCAAGGTGACAACCATTCTTTCACAGCAATTTCAATCGCAACTATCAATTACCAAACCTTATTTATATCCCCAAGTCCAGCACTATGTCAAGTATCAAAACTATCATGGCTTTTACAAGAAAAGAAATGGGAAAAACCAGTACATTGGATTAACATAGGCAAGGGTAAAATGAAACTACTAATTCAGGAAGCTGCAACAGCAAATAAGCAATCACATGAAGTTAGATATCACAACATTCCAAGTTTTgccttattttattaaaaatttaattcccTTACAAGGAAAGTCCAAAATATTACACCATGTTGAAATTGCAATCTAGATATCTGTAAAACACCATTTTAGAGCCCTGCTTCCTCGTCTCAATCTGAATAATGACTACGTAGGATCATATATCAAGGCACAACCCAGTTCAACCTTGATGTTTAACCCATTTTTCTGCCCCAAATGCGACTCTTCCAATCTAAAACAGAACCCAACTCCCATTCAAGCCTCTGCAGCCGTCACCTTTGCAAGTCACATAAGACTCATTTTCATATACCgcatctttttttttgttggagATTACACATCAATTAGAGACATGACGAAATTATCTTTTACGTAGACTtcaacatggtatcagagccaatcCTAATGAGGTGTTGGGCCAATAGTGCTACCCACAATTGGATTCCATTCCTCCTATTTCCACACTTGAGATATTCAGTACTTAGCATAAGGAGCTGTGATAGAGATCCCACAACGACTAAAGGCAATAATTGTTGTTATAAATAAGAAAACgtgaattgaaaatttatttgattgtCCAGGAATAAAAACTCTAGACATCTCTTGTAAAGGCATGCTTCTTCTAGCTTGTTGATTTGATTCACTAGATAAAGCAAGCTAGCTAATCTCCATCATAATTTTCAGCAGCGCCGAGTAGCAGCACTGCTGCAGAATAATTGTcaagaattgaaaaaaagatCATCAAATTTCCCTATGTTAGCATTACCCAATCCTATTGGACACTTTGTGATATTTTGTGATACCTTCAAAATTAGATTAGGGCGTATTCTTATGCAACATAGAAGGGTAGTAGCAAATGCTTCTAGGCAACTTTGTGCTAGCATTACCCAAACCTACCGGACACTATGTAATATTTTGTGATGTCTCCAATCTTATGCAAGATAGAAGGGTAGTAGCATATGCTTCTAGGCAACTAAGAGCACAAGAGAAAAATTACTCAAACCATGATTTAGAACTAGCTACCATTGTTTTTGTACTCAAAATATGAGGACATTATGTGTATAGCAGTAGGTTCAAGATTTGTAGAGATTACAAGAGCCTCAAATACTTATTTGGGTCATAAGGAATTAAACGAAAGACAAAGAAAATGGATGACGTAGCAGCACTGATGCAAAATCATGTAGAAGAGCAGTTGGAACAAGCTACAATAATTGAATAACATCATAGTTTGAAGTATCAGCTGTCACAGCTGCAACAGAGGAAAAAATTGCGAATGATCAAGGCTGAAATGGGCACTATGAGAAGCAAAATACCTATTTTATCCATGAAAAAAGTGTTGTTTAGAACCATGTTAGGGGATTAATTGAGGATTCTGCCCCCTCCTTTGAATCAGAAACTGAGACCTCTACTTTCTGTCACCTATGCACACTGTATTATGAAATAGTACCCATTATTCTTCTTTCCAATGAACACCAACATTTTCTGGCATTTCTGAGTATTTTCTTACCAGCTGTGACAGTTTTTGGCCATCCCCCACTGCTGCCTCTGCTCTGCTCTCCATAGTTTCCTATCATTCCTGAGACTTCGCAGTCCTTTTCTGTCAAACATGTCACCAGCCAACCAAGACTACAGCCACCTCGCTTTGTTCTGCTCCACATTGTTCAGTTTTTCCACTACCTGTTGTAGCATTTCAGGATCATGCCATTTCACACTGCTATTAGGATTGCCAAATTTGATTTCAACTTTCTACCACAATTGGCTTTCAGGAGTTCAACATTTTTTTCCAACCAATTAAAACTGCCAGCAATTTGTACAGGCTTCTCCAAATTTCTTCATTTGAAGAAATAGAAAACTTTTACTAGATCAGTTCTAAACAAGATAATCAGATAATAGATAGAATACAAATAACCTATAAATTCCCAAATGAGGGGGCTGGCAACTTCAgggtgataaaagaaatatagaaaGTATAAAAGTCAGTTGAGAGTGGCCTAAGCCTCCATTTAGCTCAATCATAGTTAACAATCTTGGATTGGTGGATGGGGTAACTGGCCCCAAAAACACCTACAGTGGGATGGTGACAGCAGGGTGGCTGCTAGACTGAAGTGTTTAGCATACAATGCTCCcatccaaaatttcaaataccaaATCACGAGACTTCACGGAATTTTACCATTCCTCACTATCCTTTTAGCAGAAAtctaaataacataaataaaataggaaTACTGAGCAAATTATCTCGAATAAAAGTGATACCCTAAGCTTTAAAATTCAAACAGTCCAGTCTTTAAACATGTATTGCACAGTACAATCCCATAAATAATCGGCTAACTGTTGACATGAAAGGTCAAAATAGAACAAAGGATGATCCAAGTATCTAAGAACTCCCAAATGAACCAGAACCACATCATCACCATCAATGCACCACAGTCCTAAAAGTATGTCCTAAAAGTATGTTATAAGGGGAACATTTTAGTTGTTTCTTACACTTCATGCCATCAACCCACCACCATTTCTTCATGTTTTAAAAGAAGTAAGCAAAATATTTCAAtagagaaaaatagaaaaaattcaaCAGGGTTTGACAATCATGATCATAAAAGTGCAACACTCttcaatgaaatgaaaaatactaCAGAAGTGAATCAATTACAACTTTTAATCATGAACACTGTAGAACGCCTTAAAAGAATCTCACCAAGTGAAGATGGAGTAAAAcacaaatgaagaaaaaaaccACCATTCCAGTGGCAGGGAAAAAAATCTACCTAGTTCGGTGAAACCAGGCTCTATTTTTGCTTGAGCTAGTAGTGTTTCCACGACTTCTTTCTGGCTCATATATAGTTGCAGACATCGTTCTATGAGATTTTGCACCTGTAATGAGACAGTTACACCAAAAAGAAATTACAGTCCGCAACCTCCGGTAGATGTAAGATGAACTGAACTGTGTAGAGAATAGTGAAGAGATTTGGACGAAGGAGATGGGGAAGATTTTAAGATATGGTAAACAGAACAAATCAAAAGTGACGAATTCAATTTGAAAATACTCAAAACTAGTAGTCTGGCCATAATAAATACCCAATCCACACAAGCCAATGACATACTTCAAAACCCTACACTAACAATAATACCTTAATAACAACACCCAATTAATGAATGTAACAATAAAGCATTAAAAGAAACTTGACTCTCCGTTCTCACGATCAACAAAATATTACATGCTAAAGCAAAAGTGAACAACGAACATGAACACAAATTTTATGGCATATCCACacaggttttaaaaaaatagtccaTAACTGCAATGTCGCCGCAAAGTTTACGTGCTTGGAGTGTCGGCAAAAGCAGTTATTTACAATTTTCCACAATATCAACACGACAAAAAGGCAACCGTGTCTGCAATTAATACCTTGTTTGTACGAAAAATAAGTGACCAAACGTTTATAATCGCTAAACAAGCTTGCCCTAGATAACAAGTTATTTATGCAAACCTCGTTTCATCCTCAGAATACAGAGCACATAGTGAAGTTCGAGCTTACCAGCTGGATATCTTGACGGGAAACCCGTCTCACTGATCCACTTGACATGTCGAAAGTTCCTAAAAATACTCTGTTAACAACTATCTGAAAACACAACAACACAGAGAAAAGGATTAGGGAAATGGATAAGTAATAACTGCTGAGTGCTTCAGTTTCACTACAAaactaccaaaacaaaaacaattgaaatttgGCACAAAACTTCGCCCACGGAACCAtaacaatttgaaaaacaaaacgTGAAAACAGTACACAGGGGACATGAGAAAACCGAATATTCCAAATTCTCAAACGAAACGAcacaaaaaatgtaaaagaaaaataaaaagatagaaaaaatgaaaataataatcgAAAGCGCAGTGGGAAAGGTGGGATCAATGAAAGGAAAGACAGAAGCGTGAGAAGGAAGTTGGAGGATGAGGAACCCTGAGATGAAAATCGGAAAACGcgagaaaagatgaaaatcgATGAATCGGTGCATGTGTGGTGAAGCGAAATTGGAGGGAAAAGTAGTTGCAGTTGTAATTGAGAGAGATTAGGGATTTGAAGTTGACCTTCAATGGAGAAAAAGTGAcgaggagagagagagaggtgtTAACGAAGAGAGAATTGGGTGTGCGTGGATTAATTTTACGCTACAAACACTTGTTACAGTGGTGCAGGCATCCATTCCACCACGTCGATCTAAAATATAAGGATTTTCAAATTTACTGTTATGTCCCTTCCTTTGAAACAAATTCCTGGTTCTAATTATTCGCCACGTTGGCCCCACTTGTACATTATGGTCTTTCTCCCTATTGTATACTGTTTACTGTTAACGCTATCTTTGgtaagaaaaagttaataagaaatatgaaagatggaaatacaaaagaaaaaataaacaaataataagtGAAAGAATAAAGCAAATTTAGAGATATTTGATTAAGATAAAAACGATAGAACCTCGAATGTGCTAGATGGATATACATGTTTTCATGAAAATTGTGGATTTATCCAGCTATGCCGTGAGATTCAGAAATATGGGGTGTGCGAAGTTATTTTTCctaataatgttattatatataaattatagataaaataaattgtctaATGTTGATAAAGTGTTACATAACAATAATCGTAGACAATACAGACACACAAGAAGACCAAAACTTAATGTCAACTAAGGGAAatttagataaatataaaaaatagaaaataaatcaaatgacGAAGAATGATAAAATAACCCAATAAACACTGTAAATGTAATTAGACTTGGGGTTCCACCTTAATTATCTCtttctttactattttatatataaatattgaaaagaaaGGCCCAATACGTTTAAAGGCTCTTTTGGGCTGTTTTTATATCCATTATAacttatatgtgtgtgtgtgtgtgaaatatccattaaaaacttatttttctttctttattacttcaaaatgtaaaaatgaaaaaatacaataaaataaatttaattatagtttataaatccatttagtTGAAGACAATAcgagttaaaattaaaataaaggccTCAAAAGTTTATGAATATGATAGAAaggttaaataattttatgtgaATTGTTATCAactaaaactaattataaatttatgggTATATAATATGATTGAGTAAGTTTCTCTCAGTTAAGTAGTCAATTTTAGTAGGTTTTTTTCAACGCTTAGTCATATTTATATTCTCATTATTTTTGAAGCTAAATTCGCTCTAATTattcatgaaagaaaaaaaaatcagctaagttatttgatgtttaatataactatttttttatgtagctaacttattaaaaaattaccaaataaataataacacttttaatctatacataatataaaatgtgGTTAATGTATagctattttaatttaataccgttaatatatatattgctTAAGTTCAAGAGtcatattgttttgtttttcaaattaaaaaaagttgattatataatgtcttttctttttgttagttgaagttcaataatttttttctgaagGAATCAAAtgtaaagaaataataaaattgaaaaggtAATTAAACTTTTCTTTAGTGACCCCGGTTtctttaactaattttttttttttaaattaaggtCAAGCCcggttattataaaataaaggaagGAAAAAATAATACCTAAATTTTTAGTAGATATTTTTCAGattgataatattttagaaataaaaataataattcaatatataCGTATCTGAATTAAAAAGTAAGTAACGATGGACTTTCTTTCATGACAAGTTGTCCACTATATTTGTATTCTTATTGCACATCTTTCAAGATAAAAGTTATGACatgttaaataaacataaattttggtCTTTTTAGACAAATAATGGTGTTAGTCTATAATCTATAGACTTTTTGCTAGGTAATTGAACAAGGACCTTCACCAACAACATTCTTTTGTAAGACATCATTAGATAATGACATTTGAGATCTATGTAATAAAAATGCTACAACCactcaaattatttaaaaatttaggatTATTGGATCTCCAGAAAATTTAGGTTccatcatttaatttttttatttattcaaaacatGGCATAATCCATTATCACAcacacataaattaaattaatagaaataaataattttcataaaatgatatacaattatatcaaaatttctaaaatttcatTCAAGTGCATGTAAGAACAGTTCTCACACTTTCAATTGTTCAACCATTCATAAATTAGTGATTAAAAATCGTAAACATCCAAGTTAAAAACTACCCTAGCTTGCCCCTACCTAAGTTTCTCTATGGTttaagaaattagaaattgaaaagGAGAGGAAGCCAGAAACATTGAAGTGACTCCTTGATCACTTAAAAAATGGAAATCCTTGAAATTAAACATCCCAAAAATAAGTTCCAAAAAGCTTTCTACTTTCCCCAAAAACTCAGCATGCATGCTTAGTTCTATGAAGAGAAAGATGAAGATTCAATAGAGAACATTAAAGATGAACTTACTTGGAGAGTGCTGAAGATGGAGACTCTGATTTATCCCTTTGCTACCTTAAAATGtgaaaaagatgaaaagaaagatGAAAGATGATCTTACCTAAGACAACACTCAAGAAATAGCGACTCTGGTTTTTCCCTTTACTACCTTGAAATGTGTAAAATACAAGGGAAGACACAGAAGATAAGATTCTCTGTGGAGAGAAGAATGTAAGATGAAAGAATAGTAAAGGAGTGAATAAATGATGAAGGTGGTAAGtgatatttaaaagaattaataaaaatttaaagtttctGTTTATAACCCCTTAACATTAAGCTCACCCacattttttaagttatatatatatatcacatttaAAGTTCAAAAGTTAGTTCAAATTATGTTTACTAACTTCATCActtataatgaatttttttaattgttacttGTGGTGTcgaaatatataatatgtttttaatccttcaacttttattaaaaattgaaattagtattttttaaaactttgaactaatttagtcttttatctttagaaatgtgtagatttattatttcaaaccaaattttgttacgTTTATTTGACGTATTCCTCATTTATTATAGTGAaatgtttgaaacgtcaaataaatataataaaatttgattaaaatgattaaattcacgtatttacATAGTTGAAAGaccaaattgattaaaaattttgaataaaaactaatttcaattttcactaaaattaaaaaaacatatttaaccctataataatatatgaacaTATGTGTATTTGTAATGGACTAATACAAAAGAAATCGGCAGAAAATAAAGCTGCATAACatattaattaaacatataattgaataatttgaagcttaaaatattaaacttaattaccaCTTGTTAATTAATTTCACTCACTTATAGTATCACCTAAAACTAGGTAATTACATCATCAACAtgtaaaattacttttaatatacCCAACTAAAAACATGAACGTATTATAATTCAAACTATGagttatacatttaaaatttactttatgcgtttaaatatatttattaagaatttgtattgtaagaaaaaaaaaacatttatatcgTCCACACACATACTAAAACAttggttttttttaaaaacaatagaaaaaaatgtaaaaaagtgtaaatataataaattaaaatttgtaaactttttctactattaattaaatgaaaaataaagaaaaaaatttataagaaattatagAACTTGTACGGTGCGTGGATGTGATCCATAACAAGCCCATAAACCGTTTGAAAGAACTTACACTTGACTTTGATtctataaaattagtttataaatctTATAAGTTCCAGTCtatttaaatagtatttttaattaaattttatcaaaataaaattttttaaatcgTTGGAATTAATTTCATGATCAAAACTTTCACATGAAAACTTATTAATAAATACTGAATCAATATCCATATCAACTTATAATTTGATTTCCGCTGATTTCGAAAACAGCTTAAACAGAATGGCAAAAGTGTAAATTAAGGCTATGgactttaaataaaagtaataattctTGGTTTGAAGTGAGTTTTGTCTACCTTAATTTCTCTTTCATCTTTCATAAGTTCCAAACTAGGAATATCTTCAAATTAGATGTGGACTTTAAACTTGAAAAAACTTCATTTACgtcctaatatttttttattaattattagtttttatttatggaAAATTTGAACTTACAACTTTCTCATCGACTTTTCTAAACTTTCACTAAATTAATCTtacttttctaaattattaataggataaatcaaattaatgacattttcttctttttaatcaCTAGACCATCTTATCACTTTTCATCCTAATATCTCTTTGAACGTGAAGTCACTCTTTATTatcatctttcttttttaaattataatattgatgTTTCAATAAAGcttataattatgataaaataataatagaattattTCACAAAAATTGATGTTTCAATAGAGCTTATAATTATGacaaaataatagtataattaTTTCACAAAAGGATATATGAtgttactttaatatatatcaaatacgataaataataatagatgTGTTTCACAA carries:
- the LOC114191375 gene encoding uncharacterized protein LOC114191375 isoform X2 encodes the protein MSSGSVRRVSRQDIQLVQNLIERCLQLYMSQKEVVETLLAQAKIEPGFTELVWQKLEEENEEFFKAYYARLVLKQQILQFNKLLDQQVQLMQLHSTAVASLPTTNGSHIPAVSSLPNSNGSHIPAMPENAACYTADRTQTSLKPENMQHSVDSRLSNVFNNGGSSLHTNMHAAVDMSAHGNRINGPPSMLSAQSANMGLIQGINGGMIKSEPGYSGCSPYMFGTDGNVLEPRPAIGGSSVTSFANVESNSHSLNDAVLDPDTSSFGFLGQIPRNFSLSDLTADFSQSSDILETYSRSPFLATDNENFLDRGEQDNNRLDSISEGLSYEDFGSE
- the LOC114191375 gene encoding uncharacterized protein LOC114191375 isoform X1, coding for MSSGSVRRVSRQDIQLVQNLIERCLQLYMSQKEVVETLLAQAKIEPGFTELVWQKLEEENEEFFKAYYARLVLKQQILQFNKLLDQQVQLMQLHSTAVASLPTTNGSHIPAVSSLPNSNGSHIPAMPENAACYTADRTQTSLKPENMQHSVDSRLSNVFNNGGSSLHTNMHAAVDMSAHGNRINGPPSMLSAQSANMGLIQGINGGMIKSEPGYSGCSPYMFGTDGNVLEPRPAIGGSSVTSFANVESNSHSLNDAVLDPDTSSFGFLGQIPRNFSLSDLTADFSQSSGSHLTDILETYSRSPFLATDNENFLDRGEQDNNRLDSISEGLSYEDFGSE
- the LOC114191375 gene encoding uncharacterized protein LOC114191375 isoform X3, with product MVLNNTFFMDKIVWQKLEEENEEFFKAYYARLVLKQQILQFNKLLDQQVQLMQLHSTAVASLPTTNGSHIPAVSSLPNSNGSHIPAMPENAACYTADRTQTSLKPENMQHSVDSRLSNVFNNGGSSLHTNMHAAVDMSAHGNRINGPPSMLSAQSANMGLIQGINGGMIKSEPGYSGCSPYMFGTDGNVLEPRPAIGGSSVTSFANVESNSHSLNDAVLDPDTSSFGFLGQIPRNFSLSDLTADFSQSSGSHLTDILETYSRSPFLATDNENFLDRGEQDNNRLDSISEGLSYEDFGSE